The Skermanella pratensis genome has a window encoding:
- a CDS encoding DMT family transporter, protein MAIRRVGAAARPCDLGDAGGAGFFGAAGHFLLILAHRHVPASVLAPFTYAQIIGMVTLGYLVFGHVPSPWTFAGAAIIIASGLYLLAQERKA, encoded by the coding sequence TTGGCTATACGCCGCGTGGGTGCCGCCGCCCGACCTTGCGACCTGGGCGATGCTGGGGGCGCCGGCTTCTTCGGCGCCGCGGGGCATTTCCTGCTCATCCTAGCCCACCGGCACGTCCCGGCGTCCGTCCTGGCTCCCTTCACCTATGCCCAGATCATCGGCATGGTGACCCTGGGCTACCTTGTCTTCGGCCACGTCCCGTCGCCCTGGACCTTCGCCGGCGCCGCGATCATCATCGCTTCGGGGCTTTACCTGCTGGCGCAGGAGCGGAAGGCCTGA
- a CDS encoding aldose epimerase family protein, translated as MARHEKRPFGEGVDLHTLANDGGMTVEILTYGGVVKALHVPDSAGRVANVVLGFDRLEDYAEPGRYFGAIIGRYANRIAKGRFTLDGEDFTLAVNNGPNALHGGPDGFNTRIWRADRAGDGVLALSYRSAHGEEGYPGTLDVTVTYTLGDDNTLRIDYHAVTDRPTVVNLTNHSFFNLAGDGSGTVEGHEVYLNASHYTPVDQTSIPTGAVEPVAGTPFDFTRPTMIGARLRDGHPQLAITRGYDHNYVLDKPSPGELTLAARVRDPVSGRVMEVLTTEPGVQFYSGNYLDGTLTGAAGKLYRQGDALCLETQHFPDSPNRPHFPSTRLDPGEAFRSTTIHRFA; from the coding sequence ATGGCAAGGCATGAGAAACGGCCCTTCGGCGAGGGCGTCGACCTCCACACGCTGGCGAACGACGGCGGGATGACGGTGGAGATCCTGACCTACGGGGGCGTCGTCAAGGCGCTCCATGTGCCGGACTCCGCGGGCCGCGTCGCCAACGTCGTCCTGGGCTTCGACCGGCTGGAAGATTACGCGGAGCCCGGCCGCTATTTCGGCGCCATCATCGGCCGTTACGCCAACCGGATCGCGAAGGGCCGGTTCACTCTCGACGGCGAGGATTTCACGCTGGCCGTCAACAACGGTCCCAACGCCCTGCATGGCGGCCCGGACGGCTTCAACACCCGGATCTGGCGGGCCGACCGCGCCGGGGACGGCGTGCTCGCCCTGTCATACCGGAGCGCCCATGGGGAGGAGGGCTATCCCGGCACCCTCGACGTGACCGTCACCTACACGCTCGGCGACGACAATACGCTGCGGATCGATTACCACGCGGTCACCGACCGGCCGACCGTCGTCAACCTGACCAACCACAGCTTCTTCAACCTGGCGGGCGACGGCTCCGGCACCGTCGAGGGGCACGAGGTCTACCTGAACGCCTCGCACTACACGCCGGTCGACCAGACCTCGATTCCGACCGGCGCCGTCGAACCGGTGGCGGGAACGCCGTTCGACTTCACCCGGCCCACCATGATCGGCGCCCGCCTGCGCGACGGTCATCCGCAGCTTGCCATCACGCGGGGCTACGATCACAACTATGTGCTCGACAAGCCTTCGCCCGGTGAACTGACGCTGGCCGCCCGGGTGCGCGACCCGGTGTCGGGACGGGTGATGGAGGTGCTGACGACCGAGCCCGGCGTCCAGTTCTACAGCGGCAATTATCTCGACGGCACGCTGACCGGCGCCGCCGGGAAGCTCTACCGCCAGGGCGATGCGCTGTGCCTGGAAACCCAGCATTTCCCGGACTCGCCCAATCGCCCGCATTTCCCGTCGACCCGCCTGGACCCCGGCGAAGCCTTTCGTTCGACCACGATCCACCGGTTCGCCTGA
- the urtE gene encoding urea ABC transporter ATP-binding subunit UrtE — MLNVSSLHVAYGQSEVLHGLDFTVAPNEIVAIMGRNGMGKTTLMKSLMGIVPTRSGSVAVGGADITHLKSHQRVAKGVGFVPQGRMIFSTMTVQENIETGLTVSGETRVPPDIYELFPVLLEMRSRRGGNLSGGQQQQLAIARALASRPKVLLLDEPTEGIQPSIIRDMARTLKRIRDERGLSIVVSEQVLSFALDIADRVLVLENGSIVQDQPRAGIDEAQVARYLSV, encoded by the coding sequence ATGCTCAACGTCTCCAGCCTTCATGTCGCCTATGGCCAGAGCGAGGTTCTCCATGGCCTGGACTTCACGGTCGCTCCGAACGAGATCGTCGCGATCATGGGCCGCAACGGAATGGGCAAGACCACGCTGATGAAGTCGCTGATGGGGATCGTGCCCACCCGCAGCGGCTCGGTCGCGGTCGGCGGGGCCGACATCACCCATCTCAAGAGCCATCAGCGCGTGGCCAAGGGCGTCGGCTTCGTGCCCCAGGGCCGGATGATCTTCTCCACCATGACGGTGCAGGAGAACATTGAGACCGGCCTGACCGTCTCGGGCGAGACCAGGGTCCCGCCCGACATCTACGAGCTGTTCCCGGTCCTGCTGGAGATGAGGAGCCGCCGCGGCGGCAACCTGTCCGGCGGCCAGCAGCAGCAGCTCGCCATCGCCCGCGCGCTCGCCAGCCGGCCCAAGGTGCTTCTGCTGGACGAGCCGACCGAGGGCATCCAGCCCAGCATCATCCGCGACATGGCCCGGACCCTGAAGCGCATCCGCGACGAGCGCGGACTGAGCATCGTCGTGTCGGAGCAGGTGCTGAGCTTCGCGCTCGACATCGCCGACCGCGTCCTGGTGCTGGAGAACGGCAGTATCGTCCAGGACCAGCCCCGGGCCGGCATCGACGAGGCGCAGGTCGCCCGGTACCTGTCGGTCTGA
- a CDS encoding FmdB family zinc ribbon protein, whose translation MPVYDYMCESCGAFTALRPMARSAEPCGCPDCGAPASRAYLSFPSIGGMDPARRAAFETNERSAHAPKLSKKSDRQAAGHSGAHGPGCSCCSGGKSSAVYTRDGAKTFPSKRPWMISH comes from the coding sequence ATGCCGGTCTACGATTATATGTGCGAAAGCTGCGGCGCCTTCACGGCGCTGCGGCCCATGGCCCGGTCCGCCGAGCCGTGCGGCTGTCCCGATTGCGGGGCGCCAGCGTCCAGGGCCTACCTGTCCTTCCCCAGCATCGGCGGCATGGACCCGGCGCGCCGGGCCGCCTTCGAAACCAACGAGCGGAGCGCCCACGCGCCTAAACTGTCGAAGAAATCCGACCGGCAGGCGGCGGGCCACTCTGGCGCCCACGGTCCGGGCTGCTCCTGCTGCTCGGGCGGCAAGAGCAGCGCCGTCTATACGCGGGACGGCGCGAAGACGTTCCCGTCCAAACGTCCCTGGATGATCTCGCACTGA
- a CDS encoding FadR/GntR family transcriptional regulator: MAGQLGDLIRRGELPPGHRLPPERDLARQLGVSRPTVREAMIALEIAGLVEVRTGSGAYVRKAPQGASPFFSAPDIGPSPFELIAARLLIEPEVAFAAAGRATADDLASIAQALDLMRDGVASGQDVRTADRLFHARIARATGNSVLASMVERLWDDSGEPIFDGLSRRSGLPENHRASLAEHAGILDALGRRDGPAARDAMRRHLAGVEKIMLADDWPVPARQGDNQGEGT, translated from the coding sequence GTGGCCGGCCAGCTCGGCGACCTGATCCGGCGGGGCGAGCTCCCGCCGGGCCATCGCCTGCCCCCCGAACGCGACCTCGCGCGCCAGCTCGGCGTCAGCCGTCCGACGGTGCGGGAAGCCATGATCGCGCTGGAGATCGCCGGCCTCGTGGAGGTCCGGACCGGGTCCGGCGCCTATGTCCGCAAGGCTCCGCAAGGGGCATCGCCATTCTTCTCGGCGCCCGATATCGGTCCGAGCCCGTTCGAGCTGATCGCCGCGCGCCTGCTGATCGAGCCGGAGGTCGCCTTCGCCGCCGCCGGCCGCGCCACCGCCGACGACCTCGCCTCGATCGCCCAGGCGCTGGACCTGATGCGGGACGGGGTCGCATCCGGGCAGGACGTCCGGACCGCCGACCGCCTGTTCCACGCCCGGATCGCCCGCGCGACCGGCAACTCCGTGCTTGCCTCGATGGTCGAGCGGCTGTGGGACGACTCCGGCGAGCCGATCTTCGACGGGCTGAGCCGGCGCAGCGGCCTGCCCGAGAACCATCGGGCATCGCTGGCGGAGCATGCTGGCATCCTCGACGCGCTGGGCCGCCGCGACGGGCCTGCCGCGCGCGACGCGATGCGCCGGCATCTGGCCGGAGTCGAGAAGATCATGCTGGCCGACGATTGGCCCGTACCGGCTCGGCAGGGCGACAATCAAGGAGAAGGGACATGA
- a CDS encoding calcium-binding protein codes for MTTRMGSPVRDVLYGTRWADTLRGGAGNDYLNGQGGNDSLFGGTGDDKLDGGTGDDTLRGGDGIDTLFGGDGSDVLHGDAGNDYLSGGAGFDQLFGGAGNDRLVGGEGTNDLSGGSGNDVLVLEEHGTVRETASRFSGGTGHDTLHVIADGARVLVDPYTGSTATAPARISIDLDDAGSGGSLWFQDRNGWAFEAAGTLDGIEAFTVSDDTRLDFHGGAGDATVTGGRHADLFEGGSGDETFAGGGGADLFLMSWHGPSQGMGHDRITGFKAAEGDRIASAFFTGTHGVDLKTSWIEKNGHTIFTSRMPDGTVVHTLDVDAVGLPKGTMADHGWV; via the coding sequence ATGACGACCCGCATGGGCAGCCCGGTACGCGATGTCCTTTACGGAACCCGGTGGGCGGACACGCTCCGCGGCGGAGCCGGCAACGACTACCTGAACGGACAGGGCGGCAACGACAGCCTGTTCGGCGGCACGGGTGACGACAAACTGGACGGCGGAACCGGCGACGACACGCTGCGGGGAGGCGACGGGATCGACACCCTGTTCGGCGGAGACGGCTCGGACGTCCTCCACGGCGACGCCGGCAACGACTATCTCTCCGGCGGCGCCGGTTTCGACCAGCTCTTCGGCGGCGCCGGCAACGACCGTCTGGTCGGCGGCGAAGGGACCAACGACTTGTCCGGCGGTAGCGGCAACGACGTCCTGGTTCTGGAAGAACATGGGACGGTCCGGGAGACCGCCTCCCGTTTCTCCGGCGGGACGGGGCACGACACCCTGCACGTCATCGCGGACGGTGCCCGGGTGCTGGTGGATCCCTACACCGGATCGACCGCGACGGCACCGGCGCGCATCTCGATCGATCTCGACGACGCGGGGTCCGGTGGCAGCCTGTGGTTCCAGGACCGCAATGGCTGGGCCTTCGAAGCGGCGGGCACGCTCGACGGGATCGAGGCCTTCACCGTCTCCGACGATACCCGGCTGGACTTCCATGGCGGAGCCGGCGACGCGACGGTCACCGGCGGCCGTCACGCCGACCTGTTCGAGGGCGGATCGGGCGACGAGACCTTTGCCGGCGGCGGCGGGGCCGACCTGTTCCTGATGTCCTGGCACGGCCCGTCCCAGGGAATGGGCCATGACCGGATCACCGGCTTCAAAGCCGCCGAAGGCGACCGCATCGCTTCCGCGTTCTTCACCGGGACGCACGGTGTCGATCTGAAAACGAGCTGGATCGAGAAGAACGGACATACGATCTTCACCAGCCGGATGCCCGACGGAACGGTCGTCCACACGCTCGACGTGGACGCCGTCGGGCTGCCCAAGGGAACCATGGCCGACCACGGCTGGGTGTGA
- the glxR gene encoding 2-hydroxy-3-oxopropionate reductase produces the protein MKVGFIGLGIMGRPMAGRILSAGHELTLVKHRSPIPEELVEGGAKIVGTRRAVAEAADVVILMVPDTPDVEETLFGADGVASGLGSGKVVVDMSSIAPMATKEFARRVNELGCDYLDAPVSGGEVGAKAGTLTIMVGGEQAVFDKVKPLFDLMGKNVTLVGGNGDGQTTKVANQIIVALTIEAVGEALLFASKAGADPAKVRQALMGGFASSKILEVHGERMIKRTFDPGFRIELHRKDLNLALQGARELKVALPNTATCQELFNTCSANGGNAWDHSALVRALELMANHEIGAK, from the coding sequence ATGAAGGTAGGTTTCATCGGGCTCGGCATCATGGGCCGCCCCATGGCGGGGCGCATCCTGTCCGCCGGCCACGAGCTGACCTTGGTCAAGCACCGCTCGCCCATCCCGGAAGAGCTGGTCGAGGGCGGCGCCAAGATCGTCGGGACCCGGCGTGCGGTCGCGGAGGCGGCCGACGTCGTCATCCTGATGGTCCCCGACACCCCCGACGTCGAGGAGACGCTGTTCGGCGCCGACGGCGTCGCCTCGGGCCTCGGTTCCGGCAAGGTGGTTGTCGACATGAGCTCGATCGCCCCCATGGCGACCAAGGAGTTCGCCCGGCGGGTCAACGAGCTGGGCTGCGACTACCTCGACGCGCCCGTGTCCGGCGGCGAGGTCGGGGCCAAGGCCGGAACGCTGACCATCATGGTCGGCGGCGAGCAGGCCGTGTTCGACAAGGTCAAGCCGCTGTTCGACCTGATGGGCAAGAACGTCACCCTGGTCGGCGGCAACGGCGACGGGCAGACCACCAAGGTCGCCAACCAGATCATCGTGGCGCTGACCATCGAGGCGGTCGGCGAGGCGCTGCTGTTCGCCTCCAAGGCGGGAGCCGACCCCGCGAAGGTCCGGCAGGCGCTGATGGGCGGATTCGCCAGCTCCAAGATCCTGGAAGTCCATGGCGAACGGATGATCAAGCGGACCTTCGATCCCGGCTTCCGCATCGAGCTGCACCGGAAGGACCTCAACCTGGCGCTCCAGGGTGCCCGCGAGCTGAAGGTGGCGTTGCCCAACACCGCCACCTGCCAGGAGCTGTTCAACACCTGCTCGGCCAACGGCGGCAATGCCTGGGATCATTCGGCGCTGGTGCGAGCCCTCGAACTTATGGCAAACCACGAGATCGGCGCCAAGTAG
- a CDS encoding NAD-dependent epimerase/dehydratase family protein gives MTKVALSGGSGSIGRVLRPALLARGFGLRSAGGSRPLDPVSPEEEVCHGDLRDPAVVDRLLAGTDVLVHMAGTSNEKPLPEIIENNLRALYEVYEGARRHGVRRVVFASSNHATGMHPVEEKLGLDCDYRPDGFYGLSKVWGEAMTRMYWDKHGIEGISLRIGSAEERPTQFRHLSTWLGHEDMIELIVRCVTAPDIGYLAVWGVSANTRSYWDNSGAERLGYRPRQNAEDYAAEILPKPNPLDAVGQRYQGGSFAPMNHTPPERRPRPLSSDDR, from the coding sequence ATGACGAAAGTCGCCCTGTCCGGGGGCAGCGGCTCCATCGGGCGCGTGCTGCGTCCGGCGTTGCTGGCCCGCGGCTTCGGTCTGCGTTCGGCCGGCGGGTCACGCCCGCTCGACCCGGTCTCGCCGGAGGAGGAGGTCTGCCACGGCGACCTCCGCGACCCGGCCGTGGTGGACCGGCTGCTCGCCGGCACCGACGTGCTGGTCCACATGGCCGGCACCAGCAACGAGAAGCCGCTGCCCGAGATCATCGAAAACAACCTGCGCGCCCTGTACGAAGTCTACGAGGGTGCCCGCCGCCACGGCGTCCGGCGGGTCGTCTTCGCCAGTTCCAATCACGCGACCGGCATGCACCCGGTCGAGGAGAAGCTTGGCCTCGACTGCGATTACCGGCCCGACGGCTTCTACGGCCTCAGCAAGGTCTGGGGCGAGGCCATGACCCGGATGTATTGGGACAAGCACGGCATCGAGGGAATCAGCCTGCGGATCGGCTCCGCCGAGGAGCGGCCGACCCAGTTCCGCCATCTCAGCACCTGGCTCGGCCACGAGGACATGATCGAGCTGATCGTCCGCTGCGTCACGGCGCCGGACATCGGCTATCTCGCCGTCTGGGGGGTCTCGGCCAACACGCGGTCCTACTGGGACAATTCGGGTGCCGAGCGGCTGGGCTATCGCCCGCGCCAGAATGCCGAGGATTACGCCGCCGAGATCCTGCCGAAGCCCAACCCGCTCGACGCCGTCGGCCAGCGCTACCAGGGCGGCAGCTTCGCCCCGATGAACCATACCCCGCCGGAACGCCGGCCCCGCCCGCTGTCGTCCGACGATCGCTGA
- a CDS encoding DMT family transporter, translating to MTQAQTLTDAAPVDAALARSRRLQGIGLAVAAVTLFCFLDTLAKLSSRHVPTVEVVWFRYSIHFVLAMVFLNPWRSRSAWRTNRPFAQVGRAALLTLCTGLNFMALRYLQLVETVTIQFLGPLFIAILSVLFLKETVGPKRWVAIAVGFAGILVVTRPGVAEVHWAVLLSLASAATSAGYVIMTRSLAQSESPGSMLLVMAAFPTVALLPWLYAAWVPPPDLATWAMLGAPASSAPRGISCSS from the coding sequence GTGACCCAAGCCCAGACGCTGACCGATGCCGCTCCGGTCGATGCTGCCCTCGCACGAAGCCGCCGGCTCCAGGGCATAGGGCTCGCCGTCGCGGCGGTGACCCTGTTCTGCTTCCTGGACACGTTGGCAAAACTCAGCAGCCGGCATGTTCCGACCGTGGAGGTCGTCTGGTTCCGCTACTCGATCCATTTCGTCCTCGCCATGGTGTTCCTGAATCCGTGGCGTTCCCGGTCGGCGTGGCGTACGAACCGGCCCTTCGCCCAGGTCGGCCGCGCAGCCCTGCTGACCCTGTGCACCGGCCTCAACTTCATGGCGCTGCGCTATCTTCAGTTGGTCGAAACGGTGACGATCCAGTTCCTGGGACCGCTGTTCATCGCCATCCTGTCGGTGCTGTTCCTGAAGGAGACGGTCGGGCCGAAGCGCTGGGTCGCCATCGCGGTCGGTTTCGCCGGGATCCTGGTGGTGACCCGGCCCGGCGTCGCGGAAGTCCATTGGGCAGTGCTGCTGTCGCTGGCGTCTGCCGCCACCAGCGCCGGCTATGTCATCATGACCCGGTCGCTCGCCCAGTCGGAATCGCCCGGCAGCATGCTGCTCGTCATGGCGGCTTTCCCGACGGTGGCTCTGCTGCCTTGGCTATACGCCGCGTGGGTGCCGCCGCCCGACCTTGCGACCTGGGCGATGCTGGGGGCGCCGGCTTCTTCGGCGCCGCGGGGCATTTCCTGCTCATCCTAG
- the fmdA gene encoding formamidase produces the protein MAETIIKIDLGSSPYDNDMIHNRWHPDIPMVATVKPGDDFIVECFDWTGGQIKNDDSAADVRDVDLSQVHFLSGPIGVEGAEPGDLLVVDFLDIGAFPASQWGFNGFFSKNNGGGFLTEHFPEAQKSIWDFEGMFTKSRHVPGVRFPGLIHPGLIGCLPSRDMLQTWNTREKALFDTNPERVPALATLPYGPTAHMGRLEGDDAKAAGAEGARTVPPREHGGNCDIKDLSRGAKVFFPVYVPGAGLSMGDLHFSQGDGEITFCGAIEMAGWIHLKVELIKGGMAKFGIKNPIFKPSPIKPTYDDYLIFEGISVDEGGVQHYLDVHVAYRQACLNAIEYLTKFGFTRAQAYAILGTAPVQGHISGVVDIPNACATLWLPTGVFEFDINPGSDGPKKMLDGSVDVPLAPDL, from the coding sequence ATGGCGGAAACAATCATCAAGATCGACCTGGGCTCTTCCCCCTACGACAACGACATGATCCATAACCGCTGGCACCCGGACATCCCGATGGTGGCGACGGTAAAGCCCGGCGACGACTTCATCGTCGAGTGCTTCGACTGGACCGGCGGCCAGATCAAGAACGACGACAGCGCCGCCGACGTGCGCGACGTAGACCTGAGCCAGGTCCATTTCCTGTCCGGCCCGATCGGCGTCGAGGGGGCGGAGCCGGGCGACCTGCTGGTGGTCGATTTCCTCGACATCGGCGCCTTCCCGGCCAGCCAGTGGGGCTTCAACGGCTTCTTCTCGAAGAACAACGGCGGCGGCTTCCTGACCGAGCATTTCCCCGAGGCGCAAAAGTCGATCTGGGACTTCGAGGGCATGTTCACCAAGTCGCGCCACGTGCCGGGCGTCCGCTTCCCCGGCCTGATCCATCCCGGATTGATCGGCTGCCTGCCGTCGCGCGACATGCTCCAGACCTGGAACACCCGGGAGAAGGCGCTGTTCGACACCAACCCCGAGCGGGTGCCGGCGCTCGCCACGCTGCCCTACGGCCCGACCGCCCACATGGGCAGGCTCGAGGGTGACGACGCGAAGGCGGCGGGCGCCGAGGGCGCGCGGACCGTGCCGCCGCGCGAGCATGGCGGCAACTGCGACATCAAGGACCTGTCGCGCGGCGCCAAGGTGTTCTTCCCGGTCTATGTGCCGGGGGCGGGCCTGTCCATGGGCGACCTGCACTTCAGCCAGGGCGACGGCGAGATCACCTTCTGCGGCGCCATCGAAATGGCCGGCTGGATCCACCTGAAGGTCGAGCTGATCAAGGGCGGCATGGCGAAGTTCGGAATCAAGAACCCGATCTTCAAGCCCAGCCCGATCAAGCCGACCTACGACGATTACCTGATCTTCGAGGGGATTTCGGTCGACGAGGGCGGCGTCCAGCATTACCTCGACGTCCATGTAGCCTACCGCCAAGCCTGCCTTAACGCGATCGAGTACCTGACCAAGTTCGGCTTCACCCGCGCCCAGGCCTACGCGATCCTCGGCACGGCGCCGGTCCAGGGCCATATCAGCGGCGTGGTCGACATTCCCAACGCCTGCGCCACCCTGTGGCTGCCGACCGGCGTGTTCGAGTTCGACATCAATCCCGGTTCGGACGGACCGAAGAAGATGCTGGACGGCTCGGTCGACGTGCCGCTCGCCCCGGACCTGTGA
- a CDS encoding glycerate kinase type-2 family protein: MATRQRDLLRAMFDAAVDAALPEKVVPRHLPPPPKGRTIVLGAGKASAAMAKAVEDHWPGPLEGLVITRYGHAVPCRHIEIVEASHPVPDAAGHAAAARVLELAEGAGPDDLVLFLISGGGSALLALPAPGLTLEDKQAVNKALLASGADIGQMNAVRKHLSAIKGGRLGAAAHPAKVVSLLISDVPGDDPSVIASGPTVPDPSTFEDARAVLRRYNITPSDAVQRHLDRGEDETPKPGDPRLANVTNVMIATPQLSLEAAAEVARKAGVTPLLLGDALEGEATEVGKIMAGIALSAATHGHPLPAPCVLLSGGETTVTVRGEGKGGRNVEFLLSTAVALNGAKGIWGIAGDTDGIDGAEEVAGAIITPDTLLRAAERGIGAKAKLADNDGHTFFEALGDQVITGPTLTNVNDFRAILIDPAE; the protein is encoded by the coding sequence ATGGCGACACGGCAGCGCGATCTGCTGAGGGCGATGTTCGATGCCGCGGTCGATGCGGCATTGCCGGAGAAAGTCGTGCCGCGGCACCTTCCGCCGCCGCCCAAGGGCCGCACCATCGTGCTCGGAGCCGGCAAGGCTTCCGCCGCCATGGCGAAGGCGGTCGAGGATCACTGGCCGGGTCCCCTCGAAGGGCTGGTGATCACCCGCTACGGGCATGCCGTGCCGTGCCGCCATATCGAGATCGTGGAGGCGTCCCATCCGGTTCCCGACGCGGCCGGCCATGCCGCCGCCGCGCGCGTGCTCGAACTGGCGGAAGGGGCGGGGCCTGACGACTTGGTGCTGTTCCTGATATCCGGCGGCGGATCGGCCCTGCTGGCGCTGCCGGCGCCGGGCCTGACGCTGGAGGACAAGCAGGCGGTCAACAAGGCGCTGCTCGCTTCCGGCGCCGACATCGGGCAGATGAACGCGGTCCGCAAGCACCTCTCGGCGATCAAGGGCGGGCGGCTGGGTGCGGCGGCTCATCCCGCCAAGGTCGTCAGCCTGCTGATCTCCGACGTGCCCGGCGACGATCCCTCGGTCATCGCCTCCGGCCCCACGGTCCCGGACCCGTCCACCTTCGAGGACGCCCGGGCCGTGCTCCGGCGCTACAACATCACGCCGTCCGATGCCGTGCAGCGCCACCTGGACCGGGGCGAGGACGAGACTCCCAAGCCCGGCGACCCGCGCCTCGCCAACGTCACCAACGTGATGATCGCGACGCCGCAGCTCTCGCTCGAAGCCGCCGCCGAAGTGGCCCGCAAGGCCGGGGTGACCCCGCTGCTCCTGGGAGACGCGCTGGAGGGGGAGGCGACGGAGGTCGGCAAGATCATGGCCGGCATCGCGCTCTCCGCCGCGACCCACGGCCACCCGCTGCCGGCGCCCTGCGTCCTGCTGTCCGGCGGCGAGACGACGGTGACGGTGCGCGGCGAGGGCAAGGGCGGGCGCAACGTCGAGTTCCTGCTCTCCACCGCCGTCGCGCTCAACGGCGCCAAGGGGATCTGGGGCATCGCAGGCGATACCGACGGCATCGACGGAGCGGAGGAGGTGGCCGGCGCCATCATCACCCCCGACACGCTGCTCCGCGCCGCCGAACGCGGCATCGGCGCGAAGGCGAAGCTGGCCGACAACGACGGCCATACTTTCTTCGAGGCGCTGGGCGACCAGGTCATCACCGGACCGACCCTGACCAACGTCAACGATTTCCGCGCCATCCTGATCGATCCGGCGGAGTAG
- the urtD gene encoding urea ABC transporter ATP-binding protein UrtD, whose product MVNETGFLLSVEGLTVSFDGFKAVENLSFYVEENEIRVIIGPNGAGKTTVLDLICGRTRATGGSIRFKGKEISRLREDRIVAEGIGRKFQNPSIYEDLSVFENLEISYPRGHSVFGALAFKRDAAVRGRIDEIAETIFLADHLDQRAEFLSHGQKQWLEIGMLLIQDPKLLMLDEPVAGMSVAERVKTADLLNRIIKDRAVIVIEHDMKFVEDIAHRVTVLHQGKVLSEGSMSHVKNDPRVVEVYLGH is encoded by the coding sequence ATGGTGAACGAGACCGGTTTCCTCCTCTCGGTCGAGGGTCTGACCGTGTCTTTCGACGGCTTCAAGGCGGTCGAGAACCTGTCCTTCTATGTCGAGGAGAACGAGATCCGCGTCATCATCGGCCCCAATGGGGCCGGCAAGACCACGGTGCTCGACCTGATCTGCGGCCGGACCCGCGCCACGGGCGGCTCGATCAGGTTCAAGGGCAAGGAGATCTCCCGGCTGCGCGAGGACAGGATCGTGGCCGAGGGGATCGGCCGCAAGTTCCAGAATCCCTCGATCTATGAGGATCTGAGCGTCTTCGAGAATCTGGAGATCTCCTACCCGCGCGGCCATTCCGTGTTCGGCGCGCTGGCCTTCAAGCGGGACGCCGCGGTGAGGGGCCGCATCGACGAGATCGCGGAGACCATCTTCCTGGCGGACCACCTGGACCAGCGGGCTGAATTTCTGAGCCACGGGCAGAAGCAGTGGCTGGAGATCGGCATGCTGCTGATCCAGGACCCCAAGCTCCTGATGCTCGACGAACCAGTGGCCGGCATGAGCGTGGCCGAGCGGGTCAAGACGGCTGACCTGCTCAACCGGATCATCAAGGACCGCGCGGTGATCGTGATCGAGCACGACATGAAGTTCGTCGAGGACATCGCCCACCGGGTCACCGTCCTGCATCAGGGGAAGGTCCTGTCCGAAGGATCAATGAGCCACGTGAAGAATGATCCCCGCGTCGTCGAAGTCTACCTTGGCCATTAG